Below is a genomic region from Silurus meridionalis isolate SWU-2019-XX chromosome 10, ASM1480568v1, whole genome shotgun sequence.
TGCATTGCTGGAAATTCTGTTAGTGCAGCATTGTTCTTTTGATCATACAAACTGAACCAGTCGATCTTGTCCTCCTGCACAAAATGCTCGATCAGCTCTGTGCATTTCAGGATTTCGGCAGACTTGCTATAGATGTTGATTCTATCCACAGGATCAACAGAGTCTTCCCCTTTAATGTGATTCACCGTCTCAGCAATTGTTGTTGTAGCTTTGCACGCTTGGGCTACTGGTTGAGTCATCAGCATCGTGATACCGTGAAAAATGCCTGTCATGGCGTCGGTCACGGATCCAACAAGATCCATAGCCATCATTTCCCATCCACCAGGAAGGCTTCTCATTGCACTCTTGTAGCTTTCCCGTGCTTCTTTCAATTCTTCTTCCAAAACTTTGACTGCCTTCTTGGAACGTTCAACAGCTTCCTTTGAGGACTCCTCCCTCAGTTTATTCTCATCTAGAGTCCTCTTGACTGCATCCAGCTCTTCTCCATAAAGGTTTCTAGCTTTTAGACATACTTCCAGTAGTTCATGGATAATATTGATGACTTCTTCAAACCGTTCTTTGGTTGAATTGGCCAACTCAAGGCATCTGTCTGCAATGCCACGGATGTTCGTCAACTGGTTGGGGAGATGATCTTTGACGACCTCATTGTTGCCTTGGAAGAGAATCTTAACCACAGTCATCATGTAATTTGGAACAGTTAGTGTTAGTAGCCTGATCTGATCCATGTTTGTATGAGCCTCATTGAATGCCCACCAACCAGAGTTACACACTTGCATGAGGCAGGCACAGAATGAATCTGGGTATTTGATATACTTGTAGCCTTCCTTGGGTGGGTTTTTGTTGATGGAGAAATCAGTTTTGGAAGATAAAAAGGCCAGTTCTGCCATTATGGCAATAGAGAATGGTGCAGGAGATAAGTAATCCTCCCAGTTGGCATAGGGTTGCATTATCAGCTGATTCTGGTTTCTCATCTGCTCCGCTGTAGTCAGGCTTTGATTTACCTCTGCAATTTGGGAATCCATTTCCTCTTTGTTCTTGCTAAAAAGAATAGAAGATTCGATTTAGACAAATTGTTGACAAATTAAAGGGAAGAAAACAGCTTTAAGTGTAGCAGGATGGTGTTTGCACTACACAAGATACCAGAACATCTCCAGAAATCCTCCAGAAGGATCAAAATTCGCTCAATACTGCCAGAGCCAAACATTTGTCTTTTCAGACCTAagacacacttttttaaaaataaaatagcagaTTGTAGATGTTTAACTGCAgttcattgctgtgtacctgtattttGCAATGacaaagatctatctatctatctatctatctatctatctatctatctatctatctatctatctatctatctatctatctatctatctatctatctatctatctggctTGACACTAACAGATAAAAGTTTTGAGAAGTGCTGTATGACTTACTTGGCATTTAGACATGGAGAGCATTAACAAAGatatataacttatttcttaaattAAACTTATATACactcaaaataataaatagatttataaatatatataatagtttgACACTGTTAAAAAATCTTAAAGATTATAAAAGAACATTAAAAGAAAGAGTGACAGACACATGGATCAAAAAGGAAAGGtagaaatatatatgaataaggTGATACAGGTAGAAAATCAGATGGAATAAGAGACTTGATAGTGGAAATATAAAAGATGTGAGTGAGCGAGAGTGATTGAGATGTAAATCAAAATTCAAATGCAATGTATGTagctttgaaaataaaatagaccGTTTCTGGTTTGTTTTATTAACGAATTAAACAAACTTGAAGAAAGGAAAACACAAGTGGgtattttttgcactaaaaaccccccaaaacaaATTCATTAAATTCCATTCACTCTCTATCTCATCTATATTGCCTTCTCAACATAATCACAAATACTCTAGTATAAAATGCGCAACATTTGGTAATTTTCCGTGCTGTCTGAAGATTAACATCTACGTGACGAGTGCAACGTTCATTCTAACCACATAGGCAGTTAAAACCAGGTCTTCTCAGCTACAGaggtgaagaaagagagaagtgtGAAGAAAAACTTGGTGGCAAAACGACTTTCTATAGGTCTGTTTAACATCCTTATCTACTTCCCCTGATCCTCACCTGGTCTGGGTGTGTTTTTTCCCTCACATCTATGCATAATGTCTATATAAGCTTGCTAGGTAAGAAGCGTTAGATGGAATCTGATTCAGTTTGGAGTGAGTCTGGTCTGCCTCTGAGCTTGTAACATAAAACATTGCTCCTGGAAATGGGCTTTGATCCCACATTGAAGTTTTACCAGCAGAGAAGCACGCAGATTGATAGAAATATGGAGTCCTTttattcttaataataataataataataataataataataataataataataaaagtaaattcaCGAATAAATATACTTCAGAACAATTTACATTCAAAGCATTCACAATTCAAATCTCAATTTCTATTGAATCCTGCAGCCCAAAATACAACATTCAGTTCCTCATAAGTGGAATAGATATAAAAGAAATCTGCTTTTTGCTTTACCTTTAAAACCCGATTGATTTCACAAAGTATGGACGAGCTTTTGTGCCAGCTGTAAGTCAGAGGGTCTGGATCCGTTTGCCTCCTCCCTCTGGGTCTTTCTCTATTTATATGCTTCCTCTCTCTGGAGTATCTGCTCCACCTCCAGAAAAAAATCCCCACCATACCAGCTCATGAAGAGTCATAAACAAATCTGTTGACGCAGCCTTCAGAGCATCAGAAAGAGGTAAGCgatcatatatatacagtacagaccaaaagtttatatatattatatatacagtacagaccaaaatttTGGACACaactgctcattcaaagagttttctttattttcatgactatgaaaattgtagagtcacactgaaggcatcaaaactatgaattaacacatgtggaattatatacataacaaaaaagtgaactgaaaatatgtcatattgtaggttcttcaaagtagggatcaagagaatgccaagagtgtgcaaagcattaatctaagcaaaaggtggctactttgaagaacctacaatatgacatattttcagttgtttcacacttttttgttatgtatataattccacgttttaattcatagttttgatgccttcagtgtgactttaCAGTTTTAATAGTCATAAGAATTaagagaactctttgaatgagaaggtgtgtccaaacttttggtctgtactgtatatatatatatatatatatatatatatatatatatatatatatatatatatatatatatatatatatatatatgtacaatgTGTGTTCctaattataatcattatataaTCATCACATAAATCTAATTGTAGTAGAGCAAGTGGTTCTGGGGAAGGAAAACTCCCAGGACAGTGACCAGTTCGGccggcaggcaggcagacagacagacagacagccagccACACGCATAAATACACGTGAGTCTAAGGATCTCTTCCAGCGCCCTTCTCTCGCTTCTTTAATACTTTTCCTCCGCTCACTGCAAGAGAGAACAGTCATTAGGATAAAGTTTCTCAGGTGTGTCATTCTTACCGCTTTTCTTCCCCCATcctcgccctccattcacaaaccggcgTTCAGCCATGCGCTGCTGCCACACTGATGAATAGCAAATATGTaatgtgttataaataaaaaatagggtCATCAGAAAATGTGCTCTCTTTTGGCAAGTGCAGTGGTTTATAGGAAATGAACTGGATCTTCTGTCGGCCTCGTGTTTCTCATGTGACATTCATAACTGATActtaactgaaataaatgtgCACTTTCTGTTTCTATTTCAGGTTACCATGGCCCTGGCAGGTTCCTATGAGTAAGTGGGATGTGTGTTTTCACATGACTGAATGGAACAGAAAGGATGCATCCGTCtctgaataaatatattgtcttctttttgttgtttttgtagaGTTGTGGTGAAGAATGCAGCCAAAGCTGTTATCAAACCCCTGAAAATATGCATGTGCTCCCTCAATAGTGTTTATGAAGCCCTCATTGATGCAGATGTACACCCTGTTACTGGATACTGCTCCAACTACGGCTACATCAGGACCCAGATCGAACAGGCCTGGTGGAGTTTACAGCGCTCGGATGAAGCAGCCTCGACGTGCTTGAGATCTCTGGATAAAAGTTTGGAGACGCTCACGCAGGACGAGGGAAAACTGGAACGGAAGAAAAATGATACAAAAGAGGTTTTGGGCCACTTGAGAACAAAGAAGGATTCTAATAAAGAGATGCTCAAAGAATCTCAGGGAGCTTTGAAGCAGGCAGAGAGAAACCTGAGTTCAGCAAGAAGGACAGTTGAGGAACAGGAAAAAAGGGAAGCCAATGCGAAAGTGGGTTTAGCAGTTGGACTGGGTATTACTCCTATACCATTTGTCGGATGGGTTGTTGGTAAGAATTCTAATTATCTATTCAAGAATTAAGAAATagtaaaagataataataaaaatcacacacGTAAATATATCAgtgttgtgaaaaaaatatttgccccCTCCTGATTTCCtctatttttgcatatttgatgGTTTTCTGGTTCTTATACTAAGACAAAAGATCAttaaagaaatgagaaaaaagatAATTTATCAAAGATGGAACGCCTTAAAATGAATAACTTTAGCAGCAACTACTGCAACCAAACACTTCTGATGACAGGAGATTCGTCTGTAAAGGAGCATGGCACTTTCTATTGACTATTTATGTTCATGCTGAAAGTATCTCAGGGTTCAGATGAAGTTCAGGTCAGGGCTTTTACTAGGCCACTTCAAATTATGAATTATGTCTGTTACCCCATTCTGAAGTGGACTTGATTTACTACTTGAGATTGTTGTTTTGTTGCCCAGCCCAGATCCACTTGAAAGTTCTTCCTCAGGATTTTCCGCTAGAAGAATTAATTCCTCATTTGGCAagtttatacaaatatttgtataaacatGACTACATGATTGCTATGTACTTTTTAGATGTTCCTTCTTATGGAGACTTTTAGATGTTCTCCTAATGGAGATTTgcgaagattcattcagccacaaatgtgttagtaaagtatGGTACTGattgtaggtgagaaggtgaggaggtctggggtgcagtcagtgataTCAGATTTTTATAGTAGTCCACTCAggatctttcacttcaaacgatgtaaagcatatcttcctggagatgactttgtgcacaggggtattgtcttgctggaacaggtttgggtctcctagttcaaatgaaacGGGAATTTTATGCCAgcacatccagagacatcctggAAAATCCAGGTGTCCCagtttttttgtccatattgtgtatatgtataaatgtatgtgtgtctttGTCACAGCACCCACCAATTggctgaatataaacattttctctACAGGTCCTGCGATGGTGATTGCTAGCGCAATAGAAATTTCTGAAGCGTCAAAAGCTATCGAAATAGCTGAAGAGGAGGTGGAAAAGTTCAAGAAACAAGCAGACAAATATGAAGATAAAGTGAGCAACTACAGGTCCAAGATTTTACGGACCAACGATTCTATCACCCAGATTGATTATAAGCTGAATCAGATCCGCAAAGAGGTCAAAGTGATGAAAAGACAGAGGTGGGGAATCGCTGAGTTGCAGAGGAAGGTCAGGAGCACCGTCCTCCTTCTGAGTGTCCTCAGTGGGAAGGTCAACGTGATGGAACAACAGACTCGCATGTTTATTCTACATCAACCAGTCGTGATGGTGATGGAGGAGGTCTTGAAGTCGACAAGAGAAATCGTGGGTAATGAGCTTCTCTGTAACGCGGGCGTGTTAAGCATTATTGAGAAAATGAGGGTGAACAACCAACGTCTGAAAGCCGTCTGTGCTTCACAAAATACTGATAACGATATGATGCAATACTtctaacagaaaataaatacattcactCAGACTTCAGGAGtcaataaaaacatgtaaatataaaaaaattctgtaGTACTGTGATTTGAGCTTTGTAGAAGTTGCATTCTTGTGTGTAACATAGGAAGGAGAATGATCCATGATCTTTCTGTGTGGGATAATCCATGGCTAGGTGTGTGTTATACGATTTTAATGCCGGATGTAGAGGTGATTAACCACCCAACATGGAGCAATAAAATCAACTGACTTAACGGATCACTTTCAtgagttattttatatatggcTTGTTAGATCTAGAATTTGGCTGCTCTAAATACTACACAGAAACGTAGTGGTGGTGCCataagattacatttatttttctttttttttatcttcgcCAATTCAATCAGTTCATCTTTCCGTATCGAATTGCGAAATTCATCAAATAAGTTGAATGACAGGCAAAAATCCTATATTTAGTTCAGTAAGCACATTAGGGAATGTTTACAATAGTTATTTCACTTTCACAAATCACAATTTCACAAGGCAGAGCATTAATACAGAatgctgattaaataaaatgcaaacatcCTGTATGTTTAAACTCACATcttccttccagccaatcacaatccagtaacCAGTCCGAACAAAGTATTCAATAGAATTTACAGAATTCACATGTACCACAAGGTTAAAACCATATCATTAATTCTAAATATTCCTACTTACGTGCAACTGTGTGCCAATACATACATATGCAATGGTTCATGCCATTTTAGAAAGGTAAAATTTCATTAGACCACCCTACATTATTCTACAATATTCCTAATATTCCCCTGTTCCTAAAGTTCTCCTGTAACACTCGTTATTTTGGCCTTAAGTAAAAATTCCATAGAGAAAGTCCCTTcttaattcacttttattttcattgcacTTGTGTTCCATAACAAattaggagagagagaggaagaaagagagcgagggttttttttggaaagcgAAACTATGTAGCTTCCTCTGATCCAGTTTTAGCCAGATCACATGCATTACATCAGCCTGTATACACTTACAGCCAATGACATTAAGTTTTGATTCAATTCAGCATAATTATTAGCAGTTTCTTACATTCTCAAATATTGTATCATGCCATGATTTAAGTCACAGAGATtacactttttcttcattctgatcTTCGCAGTGAACagtaactgaagctcttgattTGAATCAAGATTTGCATGATTTTAATCATAGCACTGATGTTGCTTGATTACATTTCCTGTatttttggcagacgcccttatccaaagcaatttttttacttatataacTGAACTGTTAAGCATTTGCTTAAAAGCTCAGACACAGCAGCCAATCAGGATCAAGTATTCAGACTGACCATTGTATAAAATGGTCAGTATGACTTATTCCGAATACTGTGCTAATAATGTGAGATATGTGCAATGTatgtaattatttgtaaaatatatgtatgtgtgaaaaaaaaggtTGGTGGAAGGGTGCAATAAGTGCAAGGTCTTGTCTTGGTTGAAGACAAAAATGAGCTATGAGAAAAATCTCAACCTCGTCCCCTTTGTTTTAAAATCACTTTCCTGACTGCAGCATGAAGGAATTTGAATGAAGGTTGTCCCTAACTATTTTCCAGTCCTTGGTCCAGCAGTGCTTGCTGTAGACAGGAAGCACAATCATTTATTCAAGTCTATTTAAACATAGAATATCAACACAgtattacatatattacaacAGACAAAGTTGATTAACATTTGAGGACTTTTGGGAAGACAAGGGGACTTGTCAAACTCCTCATATACAATATTTCTAAGTACAGGATCAGAGAAAGTGAACGTTTCTCCATAATAAAAATACGCTGCTAAAGAATTCATACTTGGGATTTATTCTATAACTCTGGCATAAAGAGATGGAACTCAGATTATAAAAAGCACAACATTCTGATCACAGCTGTAAATAAGCTGGGGGTTGTTGGTGTGGAGTGCAGAGTGTTGGGCGAGACAAATTCAAGACATAAAACAGCTGCTCTTGTGAAACTGGTAGAACATTTTCTTTTGGCGTAGAGTGAAGGGTGTTTTGTGGAGGCTGTTTTAATTCATATATACACTTAGACTATTTCCCTACCAAAAGTTTGCCTTCTCTGAGCCAAGTGTAAAATACTTGACCCCATCTTTGAATTCATGCAAAACTAGTTCATGTTTACTTCAAGACCCATTCAATGCTACGCTGGAGACTTGGATTAAGTAGTGTTTTCATCTGAGAAGGCGGTGTGATCAGCCCAAAAAAGTGACACCTTGGTACATCAGAAGTAAATCATTTAAGTGTAATGCATGGATATTTTTGTCTCCAAGATGAGGATGGAATGAGAGTACTTTagagtttcttcctcatactattAAAGCCACTGGCTCTTTCATTAGGGATGAATTTTTTGCGcactaacatataaataaaattttttttaacctacttatttatgtaaaactgcttagggacaatgtccattgttaaaagagtgctttacaaa
It encodes:
- the LOC124391888 gene encoding uncharacterized protein LOC124391888; this translates as MALAGSYEVVVKNAAKAVIKPLKICMCSLNSVYEALIDADVHPVTGYCSNYGYIRTQIEQAWWSLQRSDEAASTCLRSLDKSLETLTQDEGKLERKKNDTKEVLGHLRTKKDSNKEMLKESQGALKQAERNLSSARRTVEEQEKREANAKVGLAVGLGITPIPFVGWVVGPAMVIASAIEISEASKAIEIAEEEVEKFKKQADKYEDKVSNYRSKILRTNDSITQIDYKLNQIRKEVKVMKRQRWGIAELQRKVRSTVLLLSVLSGKVNVMEQQTRMFILHQPVVMVMEEVLKSTREIVGNELLCNAGVLSIIEKMRVNNQRLKAVCASQNTDNDMMQYF